A region from the Rhodothermales bacterium genome encodes:
- a CDS encoding FAD-dependent oxidoreductase — protein sequence MSLAARRPMRIAIIGGLAAGPAAAAEALRTNPEAEVVLFEQGPHISVGACEIPYFVGGLIGEEADLEVLTPREFEATRGGTVKTRHRVTAIRPRERSLTVEALDFGSVHDERFDRFVLAVGARPRRLGLDGEDAPNVFAVRTYEDAIAIKAYLDAEPVRHAVVVGGGYIGLEMAEALRSRGVRVSILERAGRVLPGTLSDDLSAPVSEAVRAGGVVVRGEVPTAFATDRWGRVKAVHTDKKEIIGCDLVLVAIGLEPRTELARAAGVKLGATGAIAVDDGMQTNVANVWACGDCIEVPHILRRKPVYVPLAPVGRRSARVAARNAARQGRGDRATFAPITGAVGVCAFGVESARVGLGLEEAREAGFDAVASTIRHWSRTKVYPKSKPIWVRFVVERGTGRLLGGELVGQEGAGLRADVLVPLIREGYTARQIADEVDLIYNPPIAPAVDPLLIAASVAAKAAGTVRRGRSAR from the coding sequence ATGTCTCTCGCCGCCCGCCGCCCCATGCGCATCGCCATCATCGGGGGCCTCGCTGCTGGCCCCGCCGCCGCCGCCGAAGCCCTCCGCACGAACCCCGAGGCCGAGGTCGTGCTCTTCGAGCAGGGACCGCACATCTCGGTCGGCGCGTGCGAGATCCCGTACTTCGTCGGCGGCTTGATCGGGGAGGAGGCCGACCTCGAAGTGCTGACGCCGCGCGAGTTCGAGGCGACGCGCGGCGGGACCGTGAAGACGCGCCACCGGGTGACGGCGATCCGCCCGCGCGAGCGCTCGCTCACCGTCGAAGCCCTCGACTTTGGTAGCGTCCACGACGAGCGGTTCGACCGGTTCGTCCTCGCCGTCGGCGCCCGGCCGCGCCGCCTCGGGCTCGACGGGGAGGACGCACCGAACGTGTTCGCCGTGCGGACCTACGAGGATGCCATCGCCATCAAAGCGTATCTCGACGCCGAACCGGTGCGGCACGCCGTCGTCGTCGGCGGCGGCTACATCGGGCTCGAAATGGCGGAGGCGCTCCGCTCGCGCGGCGTCCGCGTGTCGATCCTCGAACGGGCGGGCCGCGTCCTTCCGGGCACGCTCTCCGACGACCTGAGCGCGCCCGTCAGCGAGGCCGTTCGCGCCGGCGGCGTCGTCGTCCGTGGCGAAGTTCCGACGGCGTTTGCGACGGATCGGTGGGGGCGCGTGAAGGCCGTGCACACGGATAAGAAAGAGATCATCGGCTGCGACCTCGTGCTCGTCGCGATCGGGCTGGAGCCGCGCACGGAGCTGGCCCGCGCCGCCGGCGTGAAGCTCGGCGCCACGGGCGCGATCGCCGTGGACGATGGGATGCAGACAAACGTCGCGAACGTCTGGGCCTGCGGCGACTGCATCGAAGTGCCCCACATCCTTCGCCGGAAGCCGGTCTACGTCCCGCTCGCGCCCGTCGGCCGACGCTCGGCTCGCGTGGCGGCGCGGAACGCGGCGCGGCAAGGCCGGGGCGACCGCGCCACGTTCGCCCCGATCACCGGCGCCGTCGGCGTCTGCGCGTTCGGGGTGGAGTCGGCCCGCGTCGGGCTGGGGCTGGAGGAAGCGCGGGAGGCCGGGTTCGACGCCGTGGCGAGCACGATCCGCCACTGGTCGCGGACGAAGGTCTACCCGAAGTCGAAGCCGATCTGGGTCCGGTTCGTCGTCGAGCGCGGGACGGGGCGATTGCTCGGCGGCGAACTCGTCGGGCAGGAAGGTGCCGGGCTCCGGGCCGACGTGCTCGTCCCGCTCATCCGCGAGGGCTACACGGCGCGGCAGATCGCCGACGAAGTAGACCTCATCTACAACCCGCCGATCGCGCCGGCCGTAGACCCGTTGCTGATTGC
- a CDS encoding cation diffusion facilitator family transporter, with product MSASSPSAARDQRKLAMTASLGVAVLMLVGKLAAFFITGSTAILSDALESVIHLFATGIAAVSLWYAAQPPDPAHPYGHGKIAYFSSAFEGLLIAVAAVAIIVTAADALITGPELQQLGVGLLITAVLAGINAVLGIGLIRVGKRHNAIVLVANGQHVLTDMWTSLGVLVGLGLVWVTDILWLDPVVAILVGANIIWTSVRLLRRSYEGLMEKVEAGDTAQIVERLHEAEVRGTVMGWHQLRHRRVNDQVWVEVHLLFPPALSITEAHARATSVETAIRSLFPKDDVLVTSHLEPDTHEHHHPTAVETAHDALATPPPE from the coding sequence ATGTCCGCATCGTCTCCGTCCGCCGCGCGCGATCAGCGCAAGCTCGCCATGACCGCGAGCCTCGGCGTCGCTGTGCTGATGCTCGTGGGCAAGCTCGCCGCCTTCTTTATCACGGGCTCGACGGCGATCCTCTCCGACGCGCTGGAGTCGGTGATCCACCTCTTCGCGACGGGCATTGCTGCGGTCAGCCTGTGGTACGCCGCGCAGCCCCCCGATCCGGCGCACCCCTACGGCCACGGCAAAATCGCGTACTTCTCGAGTGCCTTCGAGGGTCTGTTGATCGCCGTCGCCGCCGTTGCCATCATCGTGACGGCGGCCGACGCGCTCATCACCGGGCCGGAGCTGCAGCAGCTCGGCGTTGGGCTCCTCATCACGGCCGTGCTCGCGGGGATCAACGCCGTACTCGGGATCGGGCTCATCCGCGTCGGCAAGCGGCACAACGCGATTGTGCTCGTGGCGAACGGTCAGCACGTGCTGACCGACATGTGGACGAGCCTCGGCGTGCTCGTCGGCCTCGGGCTCGTTTGGGTGACGGACATCTTGTGGCTCGACCCCGTCGTGGCGATTCTCGTCGGGGCGAACATTATCTGGACGTCGGTCCGCCTGCTCCGCCGGTCGTACGAGGGGCTGATGGAGAAGGTCGAGGCGGGGGACACGGCGCAGATCGTCGAGCGACTCCACGAGGCCGAGGTGCGCGGGACGGTGATGGGGTGGCACCAACTCCGCCACCGCCGCGTCAACGATCAGGTCTGGGTCGAGGTCCACCTCCTCTTCCCGCCGGCGCTCTCGATCACCGAGGCCCACGCCCGCGCTACGTCCGTGGAGACCGCCATTCGCAGCCTCTTCCCCAAAGACGACGTGCTCGTTACGTCCCACCTCGAACCCGACACCCACGAGCACCACCACCCGACGGCGGTCGAGACGGCTCACGACGCCCTCGCCACGCCGCCGCCGGAGTAG